The Arctopsyche grandis isolate Sample6627 chromosome 7, ASM5162203v2, whole genome shotgun sequence genome includes a window with the following:
- the LOC143914297 gene encoding FERRY endosomal RAB5 effector complex subunit 3, whose translation MTTDGGRSVVNFNFSFPTCTVKELKYELEVPIEIPFKGCTKEFTQRLISMFHIPVFIEEELNDALSNFVKNQSEEYFNNSNDNLIEKAKSGEIDVEEVVKNWEKCYKDKVSEFAEQKGATDEEVFAAAFHRLVHSPALVAILQVESSYACKVQDVTRQRDEDVIKMTNSQASEMDEKMKLLHKFTTEDEINHLAGKHFEEQSMVAGRWGSQLDALRQAQKAEYRSWLMRILEDHQTNSTLLTPTNSPLYQTLDFSPLEQLSAPVNKQERLLEESFTIHLGSQLKQMHNIRIMSADVMRFCSIKQLDNQTMDTSRRLQTALELYSSDLCGLVIMTDSPPPHYSGLAKKINNACQQSTEFHFPQMEDQLEKIMTDVKEPVVLRNAQRLKNMMEMGSQDSASHRKVKESKFLQTGDVYVTKHSNLAEVHILFHLIADESSLRSGDINSRHPAILGLRNVLKAACSNDVTTLTLPVLLQHDMLEEMTVAWCAKRAELVLKCVKGFMIEMASWGGSELKNIQFLVPQGISEDVFATLAAMLPNIFRVSNPLKFKASEPSEIS comes from the exons ATGACAACTGACGGCGGTCGAAgtgttgtaaattttaatttttcatttccgaCGTGTACTGTGAAAGAACTCAAATATGAATTGGAAGTACCCATCGAAATACCTTTCAAAGGCTGCACGAAAGAGTTCACCCAACGACTCATTTCCATGTTTCACATTCCCGTCTTCATCGAAGAAG aattaaatgACGCTCTTTCGAATTTTGTCAAAAATCAATCGGAAGAGTACTTCAACAATTCCAATGATAATCTTATCGAGAAAGCCAAATCTGGTGAGATTGATGTAGAAGAGGTAGTTAAAAATTGGGAGAAATGTTACAAAGATAAAGTGTCTGAATTTGCCGAACAAAAGGGTGCTACTGATGAGGAAGTTTTCGCAGCTGCATTTCACCGACTCGTTCATTCTCCTGCTTTGGTGGCAATATTACAAGTAGAAAGCTCATATGCGTGCAAGGTGCAAGATGTAACGCGTCAGAGGGACGAAGATGTGATTAAAATGACTAATAG tcaAGCGAGTGAAATGGATGAGAAGATGAAACTTCTGCATAAATTTACTACTGAAGATGAGATTAACCATTTAGCTGGCAAACACTTCGAAGAGCAAAGTATGGTTGCTGGAAGATGGGGATCTCAACTTGATGCTTTACGTCAAGCTCAAAAAGCTGAATATAGATCTTGGCTAATGAGAATATTAGAAGACCATCAAACAAATTCTACTCTTCTAACACCAAC aaaTTCACCACTATATCAGACGCTAGATTTTAGTCCACTCGAACAATTATCGGCTCCTGTTAATAAACAAGAACGTTTATTGGAAGAAAGTTTTACTATCCATTTAGGATCCCAATTAAAACAGATGCACAATATCAGAATAATGTCTGCTGATGTCATGCGATTTTGTAGTATCAAACAATTGGATAACCA aaCAATGGATACATCTAGACGTTTACAGACAGCATTAGAATTATATTCCAGTGATTTATGTGGATTGGTTATAATGACAGATTCTCCACCACCACATTATTCTGGATTAGCAAAGAAAATCAACAATGCTTGCCAACAAAGCACTGAGTTTCATTTTCCCCAAATGGAAGATCAGcttgaaaaaataatgactGATGTGAAGGAACCA gtTGTTTTGAGGAACGCTCAAAGATTAAAAAACATGATGGAAATGGGTTCCCAAGATAGTGCATCTCATAGGAAAGTAAAAGAAAGTAAATTTCTACAAACTGGTGATGTTTATGTAACGAAGCACTCGAATTTGGCTGAAgttcatatattatttcatttaattgccGACGAGTCGTCTTTGAGATCTGGTGATATTAATTCTAGACATCCTGCTATATTAGGCCTACGCAATGTCTTAAAAGCTGCATGCTCTAATGATGTCACTACGTTAACATTACCCGTTCTTTTACAACATGATATGTTGGAg gaAATGACTGTTGCCTGGTGTGCTAAACGTGCCGAGTTAGTTTTGAAATGCGTTAAAGGTTTCATGATTGAAATGGCGTCATGGGGAGGAtctgaattgaaaaatatacagttTCTTGTTCCCCAAGGAATATCAGAAGATGTATTTGCAACTTTGGCGGCAATGTTGCCCAATATATTTCGAGTATCTAATCCTTTAAAATTCAAAGCGTCTGAACCAAGCGAGATAAGTtga